TGCAACTGCAAAAAAGCAAAAAAAGCATACACAACAAACACATCGATTACGATAAAGACTAAACAATATAGTGGATTAAATTTAAATCAGGACAAGGCGACGAAGCCGCAGACAGTACAGATAGTACGACAAGGCGAGGCAACGCCGTACTGGTTTAAAGTTAAGCCACTATACATTTTCAGACGACCCGACATATTCCAAGGTCGTCTGAAAATACCGGCCAAAAAATCAGTGCCGCCGTTTTCCCTCAATGTTGATACCCAACCCAAATAACGGCAGACCCCGCATTCACACCCAACCCTAAAAACGGAAACCCACCCGTTCCCGTTTCAGACGACCTCGCGGCCGTTTTCCCACAAAACCGTCCAACCTCAGGAGCATCCGATGAAACACCTTCACGACTTACCGGCTTGGTCAAAATTATGGATACATTTTGACGA
Above is a window of Neisseria mucosa DNA encoding:
- a CDS encoding transposase; this encodes MPPACNCKKAKKAYTTNTSITIKTKQYSGLNLNQDKATKPQTVQIVRQGEATPYWFKVKPLYIFRRPDIFQGRLKIPAKKSVPPFSLNVDTQPK